A stretch of DNA from Manihot esculenta cultivar AM560-2 chromosome 7, M.esculenta_v8, whole genome shotgun sequence:
aaaagagagaaaaatagaGAATCAATAATGGccgaaaagaagagagaagatatgagggagaagaagGATAGAGGGATTTTACGTTGAGAGGGGTTTTATTAAGTTCATTAAGGgtatttttagtaaaaaaattcaCCTCTCACCttagactctttgaccaaacggccaTTTAGGATGGAAAGACTATGAATTTGGATGGAAGAGAaaatgagggacttaagtgttgggtcgccaaaatagagggacataaatattaattacgttaaatttcagggattaaaaaataatttttccataTTTTCAAATAGcgagtgaaaaaaaaattgtcaactatataaatataataatattataaaatttataaaataaatataatattattaaaaatataaacattgaaatttaaatttattaaaaaaaaatccttcacttcaataaaatatcaaaaagaaTGAGTTCCTTTTTTTCCACATCAATCAAACACTAAATTTTAATTGCCAAATCTCCTTcaaattttcttcttttaacTATCATAAAGAAatatatgattattattttatatgtaaaataaataatttataaaatatattaaaataatttaatttctaaaatacaAGAATTAAATAGCTATTGGGATAAGAATTAAAGACAAGCTCAATTCatttacagaaaataaataaaaaaatattttctatgaaaattatttttaaaacaataatttattttttgttatttgttgtaatttaaaaaataaaaaacattaataaatttatatatgatagTATCAATAAAATTCACAAAATTACCGAAGgaagttattttctttaaaaaaaataatcaattaaacATGTTCTTTCGCAGAGAAGCCTTTCATGTATAATAAGGGGAAAGACTGACATTCGTTAGATGCTTCATCACATAAATTGTCACTCGGgctttattttgcaaaaaatattttttatttttcatttttttttgaaattcaaagCACTTAAAAAGATTTAccaacaaaaatattttttttaataaaaaaatttaaattataaataagggAGATGATTTCctgaaagttttttttataaatgttgGGAATTTTATTATTGTCTCACACTTCGTTTTTCACAAATCATGATATCACAAACATCAATGACATATCTGTAAAATCAAAAGCTATTGCAATTCCCATTGTAATatcatttattgaaatcaaaggGCACTGCCCAAAAGATACTCCCAAATTGTAGCAACAAAAGGACTAAAGAAACAGAACAGGAGCAATTTTAGAAGGCATAAATAAATAAGATCTAATCCAGACTACAAGATTGAAGGTGGATAAAACATAGCTTGCACATAAATATCAACTCGCCATGTGCGCTCAGCGCCTCCCAGATGCCACTGATTCGGTTGCGAAGAGGTGCTTCACTCGCGAAAGAACTGAATCCTGGGCAGGATCATAAGGATGGTCCTTCGAAGGTATTTCCAGGATTGCTGGAACTGGCTTGTTATAGCTATCTACCAAAAACCTTATCATATTTGCAACCTGATAATCAAAAGGCAGTTGCAGATCATCACTTGCCTAAAACTGATTTGAATGGAGAAGATAAAATATAAAGCACGCACTCACTTTTCAGAGAGAGAAGAGACaaatttatgaaaaagaaaagattggTGGATTGATCTACTTGAACTGACACTGTGTGATCTAAGACGTGCATGGAACTAGTCTAACTCCAAAAAGTACCAGCGGGAATCAGCAGTGGTATTAAAGCACCAAGAAATGCCGTAACCACACACATCTTCTAATTTAGAAGAAGATAGTTCCATAAAATAAAGGCAAAACCggaataaataataaaacaaagaTAGCACCCAGCAAAGTTGTGGGGCATCAACCCAAAAGTGAATAGCACATTTCGTTCAGTTGTATTCTCTGTAAGGCACTAGGGCGAGGTACTAAAAATGCCCAAACAAAATAAACATCTCAAACACCTGGAAACTGGTAGTTGCTTCAAAGTTCAGCGAATACACAACTACTCCCATTTAATCGTTAAAGAGTCTTCTTTAATGTGTAACAGAGCTAGCACGCATCCATGCAGCATAACAAGAAAACAAATGTTTTCCAATGTCTCTTTCAataattaattcttaaaaaacaattaaaagctaaattcattcattaaaaaacaattaaaagctAAATTCAAAGTGCAGAGAAAATATATAGACTGTATACACATTACTAATATCCTCAACATCATAACAAAACAGGATTCAGAATAACATTTTCGAATGGTGTACTTCATCTGAACAACAGTTGACCTAAAAGGTTAGACTAGACGTTCTATGAAGCATATCAAAGTCCAACCATATATGGTTTCTGATCAAATAGTTCCATAGTAGCAAAAGAGAGGAGTAATTAAGCTTGCTTCCATACCCAAGCATAAATAGAGTTCTAAGATAATACTGAAACAAACAAATGCTCAAAAGAGCTGTGCATTGAAGCACTAGCACCAACAGTGAATTGCATATCCTATTGTATGTTCTCCATATCAATAGACGATAAAGGTTGCAGCTAACTTTATATTGCAAGAGTTCTGAACATTTACTTTACACAAGCTATCAGCAGTTAAGGTTGAATTGAAGTGAAAGAATTTATAGAAAACACATAACATATAAAAGTTACAGATTTCAATGACAATGAATTTGAGAATGACTTACATATTGACTAATCAGCACTATAGCAATATCCTCTCTTGTCGTGAAATCCTTAAATGCATCCTCAATTTGTTTGACAGTTGTTTCTACaagaaatccaaaatttttacAGGGGCACAGACTAAACATTAGCAAATcatgtttgaaagaaaatacataTTAGAAAGAAATCTCTGTTCAACTAGGTGAAAGGAGAACTTAAAATCTGAAAACTAAAATTGCAAGCAGTAGTTCCAGAATTCAAGCACCATCTCTTATCAGATAAAAATCTACTTACACGAAGTCTTTCACTCCTTGAATGTGATACAATGGATGCAATTATAGTTAaacttaattttgaaatttgcaCAAAAATTTTCAGAATGATGAGGTAAACTTTATCTGTACAAGGGATAATTCAGCAACAAAATGATATTATCCACTATATAGCTTTTATATA
This window harbors:
- the LOC110618578 gene encoding V-type proton ATPase subunit F gives rise to the protein MANRAPIPTSNSALIAMIADEDSIVGFLLAGVGNVDLRRKTNYLLVDSKTTVKQIEDAFKDFTTREDIAIVLISQYVANMIRFLVDSYNKPVPAILEIPSKDHPYDPAQDSVLSRVKHLFATESVASGRR